In Rosa chinensis cultivar Old Blush chromosome 1, RchiOBHm-V2, whole genome shotgun sequence, a genomic segment contains:
- the LOC112177754 gene encoding pentatricopeptide repeat-containing protein At2g33680 encodes MNLSSLPFHFRSLITTLIHYSRQKHLQNGKAVHAHIIKTGSSSSVYVANSLVNLYVKCGDLPTAKLVFEATPNKDVVSWNNVINAYSHQGSSSLVMDLFRRMREDNTNPNAHTFAGVFTAASHEASGVFGGQKIHALAIKAASFFDVFVGSSLLNMYCKMGLVGDARKVFDRMPERNSVSWATMISGYAMQRLAGDALELFGLMRRSEENEGENEFVLTSVVSALAVPEFVDTGKQIHCHAVKNGLMTFVSVGNAVVTMYAKCGNLDDALRTFELCGDKNSITWSAMICGFAQSGDSQKALNLLRDMHFAGIMPSQYTFVGVINACGDIGALKEGQQGHGYLLKMGFELQVYIMSALVDMYAKCGRVCDARNGFDYLKEPDVVLWTSMIGGYVQNGEYEAALGLYCRMHKEGITPNKLTMASVLKACSSLSSFEQGKQIHARTIKYGFSLEVPIGSALSTMYAKCGNLEDGNLVFRRMPVRDVVAWNGIISGLSQNGRGTEALELFEEMRMGDTKPDYVTFVNVLSACSHMGFVERGWIYFKMMYNEFGIAPRVEHYACMVDVMSRAGRLDEAKDFIESATIDHGICLWRILLSACRNYRNYELGAYAGEKLIELGTPESSTYVLLSSIYTSLGRREDVERVRRMMNLRGVSKEPGCSWIELKSQVHVFVVHDEMHPHIENIYAEIRRLKKHMKDEGYQPSSITF; translated from the coding sequence ATGAATCTTTCATCCCTTCCTTTTCACTTCCGATCCTTAATCACAACCCTCATCCACTACAGTCGTCAAAAACACCTCCAAAACGGCAAAGCTGTCCACGCCCACATCATCAAAACCGGGTCCTCTTCTTCCGTCTATGTCGCCAACAGCCTCGTCAACCTCTACGTCAAATGTGGAGACTTACCCACAGCCAAGCTTGTGTTCGAGGCCACTCCCAACAAGGACGTGGTCTCATGGAACAATGTCATCAATGCCTACTCTCACCAAGGCTCCTCCTCACTTGTTATGGACCTTTTTCGACGCATGAGGGAAGACAACACCAACCCAAATGCCCACACTTTCGCTGGAGTCTTCACTGCTGCTTCCCATGAAGCGTCTGGCGTTTTCGGTGGGCAGAAGATTCATGCTCTTGCGATCAAAGCAGCGAGCTTTTTCGACGTGTTTGTTGGGAGTTCTTTACTTAATATGTACTGTAAAATGGGTCTTGTGGGGGATGCACGTAAGGTGTTTGATAGAATGCCTGAGAGGAATTCGGTTTCGTGGGCTACTATGATTTCGGGGTATGCAATGCAACGCCTGGCTGGAGATGCGTTAGAGCTTTTCGGGTTGATGCGTAGAAGTGAGGAGAATGAGGGAGAGAATGAGTTTGTTTTGACTAGTGTTGTGAGTGCCTTGGCTGTTCCTGAGTTTGTTGATACGGGGAAGCAAATTCACTGTCATGCGGTGAAAAATGGGCTGATGACTTTTGTTTCTGTTGGGAATGCGGTTGTTACAATGTATGCGAAATGTGGAAATTTGGACGATGCGCTTCGAACTTTTGAATTGTGTGGTGATAAGAATTCCATCACATGGTCTGCGATGATATGTGGTTTTGCACAGAGTGGGGATTCCCAGAAGGCTTTGAACTTGCTTCGAGACATGCATTTTGCAGGGATAATGCCGAGCCAGTACACATTTGTTGGGGTCATCAATGCTTGTGGTGACATTGGTGCTCTTAAAGAAGGACAACAAGGTCATGGTTATTTATTGAAGATGGGATTCGAATTGCAGGTATATATAATGTCAGCTTTGGTTGACATGTATGCCAAATGTGGTAGAGTTTGTGATGCTCGTAATGGGTTTGATTATTTAAAAGAACCTGATGTTGTTCTTTGGACTTCTATGATTGGAGGGTATGTACAAAATGGGGAGTATGAAGCTGCTTTGGGTTTGTACTGCAGAATGCACAAGGAGGGAATCACGCCCAATAAACTTACTATGGCCAGTGTCTTAAAAGCATGCTCGAGCTTAAGTTCTTTTGAACAAGGAAAGCAAATCCATGCCCGTACAATCAAGTATGGATTCAGTCTTGAAGTTCCAATTGGAAGTGCTCTTTCTACCATGTATGCAAAGTGTGGGAATTTGGAAGATGGGAATCTTGTATTTAGGAGGATGCCGGTGAGGGATGTAGTAGCTTGGAATGGAATAATCTCTGGCCTTTCGCAAAATGGTCGAGGGACAGAAGCTTTAGAGCTCTTTGAGGAGATGCGAATGGGGGACACAAAGCCGGATTACGTCACATTTGTAAATGTCCTCTCTGCTTGCAGCCATATGGGATTCGTTGAGAGAGGATGGATTTATTTCAAGATGATGTATAATGAATTTGGCATAGCCCCAAGGGTGGAGCATTATGCTTGCATGGTTGATGTCATGAGCCGCGCTGGGAGGTTAGATGAAGCCAAAGACTTCATAGAATCAGCAACTATCGATCATGGCATTTGTTTATGGCGTATTTTATTAAGTGCTTGTCGGAACTACCGGAATTATGAATTAGGAGCTTATGCTGGAGAGAAACTTATTGAGTTAGGAACACCAGAATCATCTACGTATGTGTTGTTGTCAAGCATATATACTTCCTTGGGCAGGCGGGAAGATGTAGAGCGGGTAAGGAGGATGATGAATCTTAGAGGGGTGAGTAAGGAGCCTGGGTGTAGCTGGATTGAGTTGAAGAGTCAGGTTCATGTGTTTGTTGTTCATGATGAGATGCATCCGCATATTGAAAATATATATGCTGAGATCCGAAGGTTAAAAAAGCATATGAAGGATGAAGGTTACCAACCTTCTAGTATCACCTTTTGA
- the LOC112202246 gene encoding loganic acid O-methyltransferase: MAEEISSKVPEAHPMNGGDGPNSYAKNSTHQRRVVDVAKELLNKAILEKLDIDITLLSNTFHIADLGCSVGPNTFYSVENILEAVQSKYQIQGQNSQIPEFQVFFNDHAQNDFNMLFKSLPQNRQYFAVGVPGSFHGRLFPKASIHIVHSSYAIQWLSRVPEAVVDSSSSAWNKGRIHYSNSTDEVIRAHETQYSEDMECFLHSRAQEIMYGGLMILMIPGRPDGTPHSHSQANMTLQFLGLCLMDMARKGDVSEEKVDSFNIPMYTMSPQELKTAVERNGCFSIEIMSDLPHHQLVDDTITLSQLLASHLRAGMEGIVKQQFGEEIIDELFDLYRNKCEEHASIFKSGKSCNFLVVLRRTAD, from the exons ATGGCAGAAGAAATATCCAGTAAAGTTCCTGAAGCACATCCAATGAATGGTGGAGATGGGCCCAACAGCTATGCCAAGAACTCAACTCACCAG AGAAGAGTTGTGGATGTTGCTAAAGAGCTTCTAAACAAGGCAATTCTAGAAAAGCTTGACATAGACATCACGCTGTTGTCCAACACCTTTCACATTGCAGATCTGGGCTGCTCTGTTGGTCCAAATACATTTTATTCAGTGGAAAATATACTTGAAGCAGTGCAGTCCAAGTATCAAATCCAGGGGCAGAATTCCCAAATCCCAGAATTTCAAGTTTTCTTTAATGATCATGCTCAAAATGATTTCAACATGCTCTTCAAATCCCTCCCCCAGAACCGGCAATACTTTGCAGTCGGTGTGCCTGGTTCTTTCCACGGCCGGCTATTTCCTAAAGCTTCGATTCACATTGTTCACTCTTCTTATGCCATTCAATGGCTTTCTAGAGTACCAGAAGCGGTAGTGGACAGCAGCAGTTCTGCTTGGAATAAAGGACGAATCCATTATTCAAATTCCACAGATGAAGTAATAAGGGCTCATGAAACTCAATATAGTGAGGACATGGAGTGCTTCCTGCATTCCAGGGCACAAGAGATTATGTATGGAGGACTGATGATACTTATGATTCCAGGCCGCCCCGATGGAACTCCTCACTCCCATTCTCAGGCAAATATGACCTTACAATTTCTCGGATTATGCCTCATGGACATGGCTAGAAAG GGAGATGTTAGTGAAGAGAAAGTAGATTCATTTAACATACCTATGTATACCATGTCTCCCCAAGAACTGAAAACTGCTGTAGAACGAAATGGATGTTTTAGTATAGAGATAATGTCAGACTTACCTCATCATCAGTTGGTAGATGACACTATCACCCTATCTCAACTACTTGCCTCTCACCTGAGGGCGGGCATGGAGGGGATCGTCAAGCAGcaatttggagaagaaatcaTAGATGAACTGTTTGACTTGTATCGGAATAAATGTGAAGAGCATGCCTCCATATTTAAGTCAGGGAAGTCATGTAACTTTCTTGTTGTGCTTAGGCGCACTGCAGATTGA